A portion of the Calothrix sp. 336/3 genome contains these proteins:
- a CDS encoding MFS transporter, giving the protein MKLIRTFDTQLQTNLLILFTAGLLFWSSMASLLPTLPIYIESLGGNKQEVGLVMACFAVGLLLSRPWLGRLADMRGRKIVLIIGIAVAVLAPLSYLVATSIPLLMVMRVFHGISIAAFSIAFIAMVADISPANQRGEIMSYMNLVNPIGMALGPAIGGYIQALGGDKLLFLLSSEVALIALLGALQVKNTSAPKSKKSNTQNHNFWQILISERVRVPSILMLLVGLALGALHTFVPLYIKSANIDLNPGLFYTAAAIASFSVRLFTGRASDRLGRGLFVTIGLVLYSLAMLLLWQAKSEVAFLVAAVFEGMGGGIFIPTIATMLTDRAQPQERGRVFAISLSGFDVGIGVGGAILGYLAQNYGYPFLFAVTTGLTFLAVIIFVTLGNKDLGNSFKFAIGRAPDKYALSNNN; this is encoded by the coding sequence GTGAAACTTATTCGCACCTTTGATACCCAACTACAGACGAACCTGCTGATATTATTTACAGCAGGTTTATTGTTCTGGTCGAGTATGGCTTCACTGTTACCAACCCTACCCATTTATATCGAAAGTCTGGGTGGGAATAAACAGGAAGTAGGCTTAGTTATGGCTTGTTTCGCCGTCGGGTTATTGCTATCTCGTCCTTGGTTAGGGCGATTAGCGGATATGCGCGGACGAAAAATCGTTTTAATCATTGGTATTGCCGTTGCAGTTCTTGCTCCCTTAAGCTATCTGGTAGCCACATCTATCCCTTTGCTGATGGTGATGCGGGTGTTTCATGGCATTAGTATTGCTGCTTTTTCCATTGCATTTATTGCCATGGTTGCAGATATTTCACCAGCGAACCAACGGGGTGAAATTATGAGTTACATGAACCTAGTCAACCCAATTGGAATGGCTCTCGGACCGGCAATTGGGGGGTATATTCAAGCTTTAGGAGGGGATAAATTATTATTCCTATTATCCTCAGAAGTGGCATTGATTGCTCTATTAGGTGCATTGCAGGTAAAAAATACTTCTGCCCCAAAATCAAAAAAATCAAATACTCAAAATCATAATTTCTGGCAAATTCTCATTAGTGAAAGGGTGAGGGTGCCATCTATTTTGATGCTCTTAGTGGGTTTGGCTTTGGGTGCTTTACACACCTTTGTTCCTTTGTATATCAAGTCTGCAAATATAGATTTAAACCCTGGTTTGTTCTACACTGCCGCTGCGATCGCCAGTTTTAGTGTACGTTTATTTACAGGTCGGGCTAGCGATCGCCTCGGTCGTGGTTTATTCGTCACAATCGGTTTAGTACTATATTCCTTAGCAATGCTCCTACTATGGCAGGCAAAAAGTGAAGTCGCTTTCCTGGTAGCGGCAGTCTTTGAGGGTATGGGTGGTGGTATATTTATTCCTACCATTGCCACTATGCTGACTGACCGTGCCCAACCCCAAGAACGAGGACGGGTATTTGCTATTTCCCTGAGTGGTTTTGATGTGGGAATTGGTGTTGGTGGTGCAATTTTAGGCTACCTTGCCCAAAATTACGGCTATCCTTTCCTCTTCGCAGTCACTACAGGTTTAACATTCCTGGCAGTCATAATTTTTGTCACCCTAGGTAACAAGGACTTAGGTAATTCTTTCAAGTTCGCTATTGGTCGCGCTCCCGACAAATATGCTCTAAGCAATAATAACTAA